A portion of the Aquicoccus sp. G2-2 genome contains these proteins:
- a CDS encoding GntR family transcriptional regulator — MNNAVRLTWKDVRERIQARILDGTYRPGDKLPRDEDIATELGCARSTVQRAMGALADSGAIERRRKGGTHIRREPVTRATLDIPVARQEVEARGAEYDYKMIRSAMEAVPVSVAAKFGAARVAKMLHVEALHLADRRPYIYEDRWISVETVPDIETVDLSVVSANEWLVANKPYSHGDLRFYAVEADDVMASVLDARVGAALFVTERTTWIAEAPITTVRAVGAPGYQVVTAIA, encoded by the coding sequence ATGAACAATGCAGTGCGCCTGACGTGGAAAGACGTGCGAGAGCGTATTCAGGCGCGGATATTGGACGGCACTTATCGACCCGGCGACAAGCTGCCGCGCGATGAAGACATCGCCACCGAGCTGGGCTGCGCCCGCAGTACCGTGCAGCGGGCGATGGGCGCTCTTGCCGATAGCGGCGCGATCGAGCGGCGGCGCAAGGGCGGAACCCATATTCGGCGCGAACCGGTGACACGGGCAACGCTGGATATTCCGGTGGCGCGTCAGGAGGTCGAAGCGCGCGGAGCCGAGTATGACTATAAGATGATCCGTAGCGCGATGGAGGCCGTTCCTGTCAGTGTTGCGGCAAAATTCGGAGCGGCGCGGGTTGCGAAAATGCTGCATGTCGAGGCGCTGCATTTGGCTGACCGGCGGCCCTATATCTATGAAGATCGCTGGATCAGTGTCGAAACTGTGCCGGATATCGAAACGGTCGATCTGTCGGTGGTGAGTGCAAATGAATGGCTGGTCGCCAACAAGCCATACAGCCACGGTGATTTGCGCTTCTATGCGGTCGAGGCGGACGATGTCATGGCGAGCGTGCTTGATGCGCGGGTGGGGGCCGCGCTTTTCGTGACCGAACGGACGACATGGATCGCAGAGGCGCCGATCACGACCGTGCGCGCGGTGGGTGCGCCGGGCTATCAGGTGGTCACCGCGATCGCCTAA
- a CDS encoding formimidoylglutamate deiminase: MKNIHAAQALMPDGWRKDVIVRIADDGRIEDVGAAGEQSDGASAQKIDLLLPAPTNLHSHAFQRAMAGLTETRGPDPSDSFWTWRRLMYRFLDRLTPEHVEAIAGLVFMEMLEAGYGSVAEFHYLHHDRGGAVYGDLAEMSGRIIAAAERAGIGLTLLPVHYEFGGCDRRALEGGQRRFGNDVARFGALHQAAARKIEEVGKDYAIGVAPHSLRAVDPEGLTQAVALAGAGPLHMHLAEQVAEVEEVEAYLGARPVEWLLNAHDVTARWCLIHCTQMTASETAALAASGAVAGLCPITESSLGDGIFRGTEYLGASGRLGIGSDSNVDIALFGELRVLEYSQRLRDRSRAALATAERSTGRVLFDAAAQGGAQAAGRASGRIEEGCWADFVGVQSDNYLLNGQAGDTALDTLIFGAHGQSCITDVWSAGRHVVEHGQHREREKIVQAYRAAMRDLGEAL; the protein is encoded by the coding sequence ATGAAGAATATCCATGCAGCGCAGGCGCTTATGCCGGACGGATGGCGCAAGGATGTGATTGTGCGCATCGCGGATGATGGGCGAATCGAAGATGTTGGTGCTGCGGGCGAGCAAAGCGACGGTGCATCGGCACAGAAGATCGACTTGTTGCTGCCTGCACCAACCAACCTGCACAGTCACGCGTTTCAGCGGGCCATGGCCGGGCTGACCGAAACACGCGGGCCGGACCCGAGTGACAGCTTCTGGACATGGCGGCGGCTGATGTATCGGTTTCTGGACCGGCTGACGCCGGAGCATGTCGAGGCGATTGCCGGGCTGGTTTTCATGGAGATGCTGGAAGCGGGATACGGCAGCGTGGCAGAGTTCCACTATCTGCACCATGATCGCGGCGGGGCGGTTTATGGTGATCTTGCGGAAATGTCGGGGCGGATCATCGCGGCGGCAGAGCGCGCCGGAATCGGGCTGACGCTGTTGCCGGTGCATTATGAATTTGGCGGTTGTGACCGGCGCGCACTGGAGGGCGGGCAGCGGCGGTTTGGCAATGATGTGGCGCGGTTTGGGGCACTCCATCAGGCGGCGGCGCGCAAGATTGAAGAGGTTGGCAAAGATTACGCGATCGGTGTCGCGCCGCATTCGCTGAGGGCGGTTGACCCTGAAGGTTTGACACAGGCCGTGGCCTTGGCCGGGGCGGGGCCGCTGCACATGCATCTGGCTGAGCAGGTGGCCGAGGTGGAGGAAGTGGAGGCGTATCTTGGTGCGCGCCCGGTTGAGTGGCTGTTGAACGCGCATGATGTGACCGCGCGCTGGTGTCTGATCCATTGTACGCAGATGACAGCGTCAGAAACCGCTGCGCTGGCGGCAAGCGGTGCGGTTGCCGGGCTTTGTCCGATTACCGAATCGAGCCTTGGCGACGGCATCTTTCGCGGCACGGAATACCTTGGCGCGAGCGGGCGCTTGGGGATCGGGTCGGACTCCAATGTTGATATTGCGCTTTTCGGCGAGTTGCGGGTGCTGGAATATTCGCAACGCTTGCGCGATCGCTCCCGCGCGGCGCTTGCCACGGCAGAAAGGTCGACCGGGCGGGTGCTTTTCGACGCAGCGGCCCAAGGCGGGGCGCAGGCAGCCGGGCGCGCCTCGGGGCGTATTGAGGAAGGCTGTTGGGCCGATTTTGTGGGCGTGCAAAGCGACAATTACCTGTTGAACGGGCAAGCGGGTGATACGGCCCTGGATACGCTGATTTTCGGCGCGCATGGGCAGAGCTGCATCACCGATGTCTGGAGCGCGGGGCGGCATGTTGTTGAGCATGGACAGCATCGCGAACGTGAGAAGATCGTGCAGGCCTACCGTGCGGCAATGCGGGATTTGGGCGAGGCGCTATGA
- the hutI gene encoding imidazolonepropionase produces MPHTLTNCTLATMCPDQPAYGLINDAALVIDEGAIRWVGPLADLPAEHRKLESRSLEGRLVTPALIDCHTHIVFGGNRAREFEMRLTGASYEEIARAGGGIVSTVSATRAETPETLLASALRRADALIAEGVSVIEVKSGYGLDHETELKMLRVAREIARLRPIKVQTSFLGAHAVPKGMKADSYIDTICIPALEAAHAEGLVDMVDGFCEGIAFDTAQIARVFDKAKALGLPVKLHAEQLSNIGGTALAAKYGARSADHVEYATPEDAAALAKSGSVAVLLPGAFYTIHETQKPPVDAFRTHGVPMALATDWNPGSSPLGSLLLAMNMGCTLFGLTPEEALAGTTRNAARALGLLDCGTIAPGLRADLAVWDVEHPAELAYGIGINPLHQRIYGGDS; encoded by the coding sequence ATGCCCCATACCCTTACCAACTGCACCCTCGCCACCATGTGCCCCGATCAGCCCGCCTATGGATTGATCAACGATGCCGCCCTTGTCATCGACGAAGGCGCGATCCGCTGGGTCGGCCCCTTGGCCGATCTTCCGGCCGAGCATCGCAAGCTTGAAAGCCGCTCGCTCGAAGGCCGCCTTGTCACGCCCGCGCTGATCGACTGTCACACCCATATCGTTTTCGGCGGCAATCGCGCGCGCGAGTTCGAGATGCGCCTGACCGGCGCCAGCTACGAAGAAATCGCCCGCGCCGGTGGCGGTATCGTTTCCACCGTCTCCGCCACCCGCGCCGAAACACCCGAGACATTGCTCGCCTCTGCCCTGCGTCGCGCGGATGCGCTCATCGCCGAAGGTGTCTCGGTGATCGAGGTGAAATCCGGCTACGGGCTCGACCATGAAACCGAACTGAAAATGCTCCGCGTTGCGCGCGAAATCGCCCGGCTCCGCCCGATCAAAGTGCAAACCAGCTTCCTTGGCGCACATGCGGTGCCAAAGGGGATGAAGGCCGACAGCTATATCGACACGATCTGCATCCCCGCACTGGAAGCGGCCCACGCCGAAGGGCTTGTCGATATGGTCGATGGTTTCTGCGAAGGCATCGCGTTTGACACGGCACAGATCGCGCGGGTCTTCGACAAGGCGAAAGCGCTTGGCCTGCCGGTCAAGCTTCACGCCGAACAGCTCAGCAATATCGGCGGCACCGCGCTTGCGGCAAAATATGGTGCCCGCTCGGCCGATCACGTTGAATATGCCACACCCGAAGACGCCGCCGCATTGGCCAAATCCGGCAGTGTCGCGGTATTGCTTCCCGGTGCCTTCTATACAATCCATGAAACCCAAAAGCCCCCGGTCGATGCGTTCCGCACCCATGGCGTGCCGATGGCGCTTGCGACTGACTGGAACCCCGGCTCGTCCCCGCTCGGCTCTCTCCTGCTGGCGATGAACATGGGTTGCACGCTCTTTGGCCTCACACCCGAAGAAGCCCTTGCAGGCACCACCCGTAACGCCGCCCGCGCGCTCGGCCTTCTTGATTGCGGCACCATCGCCCCCGGCCTGCGCGCCGATCTGGCGGTCTGGGATGTCGAACACCCGGCAGAGCTGGCCTATGGCATCGGCATCAACCCGCTGCATCAACGCATTTACGGAGGTGACTCGTGA
- the hutG gene encoding N-formylglutamate deformylase, whose protein sequence is MSFLDITRGTGPLVFGLPHTGTDLPDDAKARLNETGRAIADTDWHIHDLYDGLVSNITTVRTRIHRYVIDVNRDPEGHSLYPGQNTTGLCPLTDFDGKPLYAEGQEPGATEIARRRETYHRPYHAALLAELERVRALHGFAILYDCHSIRGHIPFLFDGTLPDFNIGTNNGTTCAREIEAQVAAICANAPGYTSVQNGRFKGGWTTRHYGRPTEGLHAIQMELAQSTYMEERPPWAYDTPCANALRVHLKEILETLTRWSPK, encoded by the coding sequence GTGAGCTTCCTCGACATCACGCGCGGCACCGGCCCTCTGGTCTTTGGCCTGCCCCATACTGGCACTGACCTGCCTGATGACGCAAAAGCCCGCCTCAATGAAACCGGCCGCGCCATTGCCGATACCGATTGGCATATCCACGACCTATACGATGGGCTTGTTTCGAACATTACCACCGTACGCACCCGCATTCATCGCTATGTGATCGACGTCAACCGCGACCCCGAAGGCCACAGCCTTTATCCCGGTCAGAACACCACTGGCCTTTGTCCGCTCACTGATTTCGATGGCAAACCGCTCTACGCTGAAGGGCAGGAACCCGGCGCCACGGAAATCGCCCGCCGGCGAGAGACCTATCACCGCCCCTATCACGCGGCGCTTCTGGCCGAGCTTGAGCGCGTGCGCGCCCTGCATGGCTTTGCCATCCTTTATGATTGCCATTCGATCCGCGGGCACATCCCGTTCCTGTTCGATGGCACGCTGCCCGATTTCAACATCGGCACCAACAATGGCACCACCTGCGCTCGTGAAATCGAAGCGCAGGTCGCGGCAATCTGCGCCAACGCGCCCGGCTATACCTCGGTTCAGAACGGGCGTTTCAAGGGCGGCTGGACCACCCGCCACTATGGTCGCCCGACTGAAGGCCTGCACGCGATCCAAATGGAACTGGCGCAATCCACCTACATGGAAGAGCGCCCGCCCTGGGCCTATGACACCCCCTGCGCCAACGCGCTGCGTGTCCACCTGAAAGAGATTCTTGAAACACTAACCCGATGGAGCCCGAAATGA